One part of the Arabidopsis thaliana chromosome 4, partial sequence genome encodes these proteins:
- the XDH2 gene encoding xanthine dehydrogenase 2 (xanthine dehydrogenase 2 (XDH2); FUNCTIONS IN: in 8 functions; INVOLVED IN: oxidation reduction, allantoin biosynthetic process; LOCATED IN: cellular_component unknown; CONTAINS InterPro DOMAIN/s: Aldehyde oxidase/xanthine dehydrogenase (InterPro:IPR016208), Ferredoxin (InterPro:IPR001041), Molybdopterin dehydrogenase, FAD-binding (InterPro:IPR002346), Beta-grasp fold, ferredoxin-type (InterPro:IPR012675), FAD-binding, type 2, subdomain 1 (InterPro:IPR016167), [2Fe-2S]-binding (InterPro:IPR002888), FAD-binding, type 2 (InterPro:IPR016166), CO dehydrogenase flavoprotein, C-terminal (InterPro:IPR005107), 2Fe-2S ferredoxin, iron-sulphur binding site (InterPro:IPR006058), CO dehydrogenase flavoprotein-like, FAD-binding, subdomain 2 (InterPro:IPR016169), Aldehyde oxidase/xanthine dehydrogenase, a/b hammerhead (InterPro:IPR000674), Aldehyde oxidase/xanthine dehydrogenase, molybdopterin binding (InterPro:IPR008274); BEST Arabidopsis thaliana protein match is: xanthine dehydrogenase 1 (TAIR:AT4G34890.1); Has 21587 Blast hits to 20745 proteins in 1345 species: Archae - 453; Bacteria - 12993; Metazoa - 1073; Fungi - 109; Plants - 266; Viruses - 0; Other Eukaryotes - 6693 (source: NCBI BLink).), producing the protein MEQNEFMEAIMYVNGVRRVLPDGLAHMTLLEYLRDLGLTGTKLGCGEGGCGSCTVMVSSYDRESKTCVHYAVNACLAPLYSVEGMHVISIEGVGHRKLGLHPLQESLASSHGSQCGFCTPGFVMSMYALLRSSKNSPSEEEIEECLAGNLCRCTGYRPIIDAFRVFAKSDDALYSGLSSLSLQDGSNICPSTGKPCSCGSKTTSEAATCNEDRFQSISYSDIDGAKYTDKELIFPPELLLRKLAPLKLGGNEGITWYRPVSLQNLLELKANFPDAKLLVGNTEVGIEMRLKRLQYPVLISAAQVPELNALNVNDNGIEVGSALRLSELLRLFRKVVKERPAHETSACKAFIEQLKWFAGTQIRNVACIGGNICTASPISDLNPLWMASRAEFRIINCNGDVRSIPAKDFFLGYRKVDMGSNEILLSVFLPWTRPLEYVKEFKQAHRRDDDIAIVNGGMRVFLEEKGQQLFVSDASIVYGGVAPLSLRARNTEELLIGKNWNKCLLQDALKVIQSDVLIKEGAPGGMVEFRKSLTLSFFFKFFLWVTHHVNNVNPTIETFPPSHMSAVQLVPRFSRIGKQDYETVKQGTSVGLPEVHLSARMQVTGEAEYTDDTPLPPCTLHAALVLSKVPHARILSVDDSAAKSSSGFVGLFLAKDVPGNNMIGPIVADEELFATDVVTCVGQVIGVLVADTHENAKTAARKVDVRYQELPAILSIKEAINAKSFHPNTERRLRKGDVELCFQSGQCDRIIEGEVQMGGQEHFYLEPNGSLVWTIDGGNEVHMISSTQAPQQHQKYVSHVLGLPMSKVVCKTKRLGGGFGGKETRSAFIAAAASVPSYLLNRPVKLILDRDVDMMITGHRHSFVGKYKVGFTNEGKILALDLEIYNNGGNSMDLSLSNLERAMFHSDNVYEIPHVRIVGNVCFTNFPSNTAFRGFGGPQGMLITENWIQRIAAELDKIPEEIKEMNFQVEGSITHYFQSLQHCTLHQLWKELKVSSNFLKTRREADEFNSHNRWKKRGVAMVPTKFGISFTTKFMNQAGALVHVYTDGTVLVTHGGVEMGQGLHTKVAQVAATAFNILLSSVFVSETSTDKVPNASPTAASASSDMYGAAVLDACEQIIARMEPVASKHNFNTFSELASACYFQRIDLSAHGFHIVPELEFDWVSGKGNAYRYYTYGAAFAEVEIDTLTGDFHTRKADIMLDLGYSLNPTIDIGQIEGAFVQGLGWVALEELKWGDAAHKWIKPGSLLTCGPGSYKIPSINDMPFQLNVSLLKGNPNAKAIHSSKAVGEPPFFLAASAFFAIKEAIKAARSEVGLTNWFPLETPATPERIRMACFDEFSAPFANSDFCPKLSV; encoded by the exons ATGGAGCAGAACGAGTTCATGGAGGCAATAATGTACGTTAATGGTGTTCGTAGAGTTTTGCCTGATGGATTAGCTCACATGACGCTTCTCGAATATCTCAGAG ATTTAGGATTGACCGGGACAAAGCTCGGATGCGGCGAAGGTGGTTGTGGGTCTTGCACCGTGATGGTGTCTAGTTATGACCGAGAGTCAAAGACATGTGT GCATTATGCTGTCAACGCTTGCCTAGCACCTCTCTACTCTGTAGAAGGGATGCATGTAATATCCATTGAAGGAGTTGGTCATCGGAAACTTGGCTTGCACCCTCTTCAG GAGTCATTGGCATCTTCGCATGGTTCTCAATGTGGGTTTTGTACTCCCGGTTTTGTCATGTCGATGTATGCCTTGTTGAGGTCAAGTAAAAACTCACCTTCTGAGGAGGAGATTGAAGAATGCCTTGCAGGAAATTTGTGTCGTTGTACTGGTTATAGACCCATCATTGATGCGTTTCGGGTTTTTGCAAAATCTGATGATGCTCTATACAGTGGTTTATCTTCACTTAGCCTTCAGGACGGTTCAAATATTTGTCCATCTACTGGCAAACCTTGTTCTTGTggatcaaaaacaacaagtgAAGCAGCTACTTGTAATGAAGATAGATTTCAGTCAATCTCTTATAGTGATATAGATGGAGCTAAGTATACAGATAAGGAGCTTATTTTTCCCCCTGAACTTCTGCTGAGGAAGTTAGCTCCCTTAAAGTTAGGGGGAAATGAGGGGATTACCTGGTATAGACCCGTAAGTCTTCAGAACTTGCTTGAACTCAAAGCAAATTTTCCTGATGCAAAACTACTGGTTGGTAACACGGAGGTGGGAATCGAAATGAGACTAAAGAGGTTACAGTATCCGGTGCTAATCTCTGCTGCTCAAGTCCCAGAACTCAACGCATTGAATGTCAATGACAATGGGATAGAGGTTGGTTCAGCTTTGAGACTTTCTGAACTCCTGAGGTTATTCAGGAAGGTAGTAAAGGAGCGTCCTGCACATGAAACATCAGCATGCAAGGCTTTTATCGAACAGCTGAAGTGGTTTGCTGGGACACAAATAAGAAATGTTGCTTGCATTGGTGGAAACATCTGTACAGCTAGTCCAATATCTGATTTAAATCCTCTTTGGATGGCTTCAAGAGCAGAGTTTCGGATAATCAACTGCAATGGAGATGTTAGATCTATACCTGCAAAAGATTTCTTCCTTGGCTATCGTAAAGTGGATATGGGAAGCAACGAGATCTTGTTGTCGGTATTCCTTCCATGGACAAGGCCTTTAGAGTATGTGAAAGAATTTAAGCAGGCCCATCGCAGGGATGATGATATAGCTATTGTCAATGGTGGAATGCGTGTGTTTCTTGAAGAGAAAGGGCAacaattgtttgtttctgatGCATCTATTGTTTATGGTGGTGTGGCTCCTCTTTCGTTGCGTGCAAGAAACACTGAGGAACTTCTAATTGGTAAGAATTGGAATAAATGTCTTCTGCAAGACGCACTTAAGGTCATACAGAGTGATGTCTTGATTAAGGAAGGTGCTCCTGGGGGAATGGTGGAGTTTCGCAAATCTCTAACcctaagcttcttctttaaatttttcttatgGGTTACTCATCATGTAAATAATGTAAATCCCACTATAGAGACCTTTCCACCCTCGCATATGTCAGCTGTGCAACTTGTTCCTCGGTTCTCTAGAATTGGAAAACAAGACTATGAGACAGTAAAACAGGGTACATCTGTTGGCTTGCCAGAGGTCCATCTTTCGGCAAGAATGCAG GTCACAGGGGAAGCAGAATATACTGATGATACCCCATTGCCGCCTTGTACCTTGCATGCTGCTTTAGTGCTAAGTAAAGTTCCACATGCCCGCATCCTTTCAGTTGATGATTCGGCAGCCAAATCTTCATCTGGTTTTGTTGGTCTGTTTCTTGCCAAAGATGTTCCCGGGAATAATATGATTGGACCAATTGTTGCCGACGAAGAATTATTTGCTACAGACGTGGTCACGTGTGTGGGacaa GTCATTGGTGTGCTTGTCGCGGATACACATGAAAATGCAAAAACTGCAGCAAGAAAAGTTGACGTTAGGTATCAGGAACTGCCAGCAATATTATCAATCAAGGAGGCGATTAATGCTAAAAGTTTCCATCCGAACACAGAGAGAAGGCTTAGAAAAGGGGATGTCGAGCTGTGCTTTCAATCTGGTCAGTGTGACAGAATAATAGAGGGAGAGGTTCAAATGGGTGGTCAGGAACACTTTTACTTGGAGCCTAATGGTAGTTTGGTTTGGACTATAGATGGAGGCAACGAAGTTCATATGATTTCATCCACACAA GCTCCTCAACAGCACCAGAAATATGTGTCTCATGTTCTTGGTCTTCCAATGTCTAAAGTGGTATGCAAAACCAAACGACTTGGTGGTGGCTTTGGTGGTAAGGAAACAAGATCAGCTTTCATTGCTGCAGCAGCTTCTGTTCCTTCCTACCTATTGAATCGACCCGTGAAACTCATACTGGACAGAGATGTGGACATGATGATTACTGGTCATCGCCATAGTTTCGTTGGAAAGTACAAG GTTGGATTTACGAACGAAGGGAAAATATTGGCGTTGGACCTTGAAATCTACAACAATGGTGGAAACTCTAtggatctctctctttctaatCTTGAACGTGCCATGTTTCACTCGGATAACGTTTATGAGATCCCACATGTGAGGATCGTTGGGAACGTTTGCTTTACTAATTTTCCCAGCAACACCGCTTTCCGAGGGTTTGGAGGGCCCCAAGGTATGCTTATAACTGAAAATTGGATTCAGAGAATTGCAGCTGAGCTGGATAAAATCcctgaagaaatcaaa GAGATGAACTTTCAAGTGGAAGGATCGATCACACATTACTTTCAGTCACTTCAGCACTGCACATTGCACCAACTCTGGAAAGAACTGAAAGTATCCAGCAACTTCCTAAAGACTCGTAGAGAAGCGGACGAGTTTAATAGTCATAATCGGTGGAAAAAGCGTGGTGTAGCTATGGTTCCCACAAAATTTGGCATATCCTTTACCACAAAGTTCATGAATCAG GCCGGTGCTCTTGTTCACGTTTACACCGATGGGACTGTTTTGGTGACACATGGAGGTGTTGAGATGGGCCAAGGGTTGCATACAAAGGTTGCTCAAGTTGCTGCAACGGCCTTTAACATTCTCCTTAGTTCGGTTTTTGTGTCAGAAACAAGCACCGACAAG GTTCCTAATGCGTCACCTACTGCTGCTTCTGCGAGTTCTGATATGTATGGTGCTGCAGTTTTAGACGCTTGTGAGCAGATTATAGCAAGAATGGAGCCTGTTGCATCTAAACACAATTTCAACACATTCTCTGAg CTAGCAAGTGCCTGCTACTTTCAACGTATAGACCTATCAGCTCACGGTTTTCACATTGTTCCAGAACTTGAATTTGATTGGGTATCTGGAAAAGGGAACGCATATAGATATTACACATATGGAGCTGCCTTTGCTGAAGTTGAGATAGATACATTGACTGGTGATTTTCACACAAGAAAAGCAGACATAATGTTGGATCTCGGATATTCTCTTAACCCAACCATTGATATTGGACAA ATAGAAGGAGCGTTTGTACAAGGACTAGGTTGGGTAGCTCTAGAAGAACTCAAGTGGGGAGATGCAGCTCATAAATGGATTAAACCAGGAAGTTTACTCACTTGCGGACCCGGAAGCTACAAAATACCTTCCATCAACGACATGCCGTTCCAACTGAATGTTTCTCTTCTCAAG GGTAATCCAAATGCAAAGGCAATACATTCATCTAAAGCAGTGGGTGAGCCACCGTTCTTTCTTGCAGCATCAGCCTTCTTTGCAATAAAGGAAGCAATCAAAGCGGCTAGAAGCGAGGTAGGTCTCACCAACTGGTTCCCTCTGGAGACTCCAGCCACTCCAGAGCGTATCAGGATGGCTTGTTTCGACGAGTTTTCAGCTCCTTTTGCAAATTCAGATTTCTGCCCAAAGCTTAGTGTTTGA
- the XDH2 gene encoding xanthine dehydrogenase 2, whose amino-acid sequence MHVISIEGVGHRKLGLHPLQESLASSHGSQCGFCTPGFVMSMYALLRSSKNSPSEEEIEECLAGNLCRCTGYRPIIDAFRVFAKSDDALYSGLSSLSLQDGSNICPSTGKPCSCGSKTTSEAATCNEDRFQSISYSDIDGAKYTDKELIFPPELLLRKLAPLKLGGNEGITWYRPVSLQNLLELKANFPDAKLLVGNTEVGIEMRLKRLQYPVLISAAQVPELNALNVNDNGIEVGSALRLSELLRLFRKVVKERPAHETSACKAFIEQLKWFAGTQIRNVACIGGNICTASPISDLNPLWMASRAEFRIINCNGDVRSIPAKDFFLGYRKVDMGSNEILLSVFLPWTRPLEYVKEFKQAHRRDDDIAIVNGGMRVFLEEKGQQLFVSDASIVYGGVAPLSLRARNTEELLIGKNWNKCLLQDALKVIQSDVLIKEGAPGGMVEFRKSLTLSFFFKFFLWVTHHVNNVNPTIETFPPSHMSAVQLVPRFSRIGKQDYETVKQGTSVGLPEVHLSARMQVTGEAEYTDDTPLPPCTLHAALVLSKVPHARILSVDDSAAKSSSGFVGLFLAKDVPGNNMIGPIVADEELFATDVVTCVGQVIGVLVADTHENAKTAARKVDVRYQELPAILSIKEAINAKSFHPNTERRLRKGDVELCFQSGQCDRIIEGEVQMGGQEHFYLEPNGSLVWTIDGGNEVHMISSTQAPQQHQKYVSHVLGLPMSKVVCKTKRLGGGFGGKETRSAFIAAAASVPSYLLNRPVKLILDRDVDMMITGHRHSFVGKYKVGFTNEGKILALDLEIYNNGGNSMDLSLSNLERAMFHSDNVYEIPHVRIVGNVCFTNFPSNTAFRGFGGPQGMLITENWIQRIAAELDKIPEEIKEMNFQVEGSITHYFQSLQHCTLHQLWKELKVSSNFLKTRREADEFNSHNRWKKRGVAMVPTKFGISFTTKFMNQAGALVHVYTDGTVLVTHGGVEMGQGLHTKVAQVAATAFNILLSSVFVSETSTDKVPNASPTAASASSDMYGAAVLDACEQIIARMEPVASKHNFNTFSELASACYFQRIDLSAHGFHIVPELEFDWVSGKGNAYRYYTYGAAFAEVEIDTLTGDFHTRKADIMLDLGYSLNPTIDIGQIEGAFVQGLGWVALEELKWGDAAHKWIKPGSLLTCGPGSYKIPSINDMPFQLNVSLLKGNPNAKAIHSSKAVGEPPFFLAASAFFAIKEAIKAARSEVGLTNWFPLETPATPERIRMACFDEFSAPFANSDFCPKLSV is encoded by the exons ATGCATGTAATATCCATTGAAGGAGTTGGTCATCGGAAACTTGGCTTGCACCCTCTTCAG GAGTCATTGGCATCTTCGCATGGTTCTCAATGTGGGTTTTGTACTCCCGGTTTTGTCATGTCGATGTATGCCTTGTTGAGGTCAAGTAAAAACTCACCTTCTGAGGAGGAGATTGAAGAATGCCTTGCAGGAAATTTGTGTCGTTGTACTGGTTATAGACCCATCATTGATGCGTTTCGGGTTTTTGCAAAATCTGATGATGCTCTATACAGTGGTTTATCTTCACTTAGCCTTCAGGACGGTTCAAATATTTGTCCATCTACTGGCAAACCTTGTTCTTGTggatcaaaaacaacaagtgAAGCAGCTACTTGTAATGAAGATAGATTTCAGTCAATCTCTTATAGTGATATAGATGGAGCTAAGTATACAGATAAGGAGCTTATTTTTCCCCCTGAACTTCTGCTGAGGAAGTTAGCTCCCTTAAAGTTAGGGGGAAATGAGGGGATTACCTGGTATAGACCCGTAAGTCTTCAGAACTTGCTTGAACTCAAAGCAAATTTTCCTGATGCAAAACTACTGGTTGGTAACACGGAGGTGGGAATCGAAATGAGACTAAAGAGGTTACAGTATCCGGTGCTAATCTCTGCTGCTCAAGTCCCAGAACTCAACGCATTGAATGTCAATGACAATGGGATAGAGGTTGGTTCAGCTTTGAGACTTTCTGAACTCCTGAGGTTATTCAGGAAGGTAGTAAAGGAGCGTCCTGCACATGAAACATCAGCATGCAAGGCTTTTATCGAACAGCTGAAGTGGTTTGCTGGGACACAAATAAGAAATGTTGCTTGCATTGGTGGAAACATCTGTACAGCTAGTCCAATATCTGATTTAAATCCTCTTTGGATGGCTTCAAGAGCAGAGTTTCGGATAATCAACTGCAATGGAGATGTTAGATCTATACCTGCAAAAGATTTCTTCCTTGGCTATCGTAAAGTGGATATGGGAAGCAACGAGATCTTGTTGTCGGTATTCCTTCCATGGACAAGGCCTTTAGAGTATGTGAAAGAATTTAAGCAGGCCCATCGCAGGGATGATGATATAGCTATTGTCAATGGTGGAATGCGTGTGTTTCTTGAAGAGAAAGGGCAacaattgtttgtttctgatGCATCTATTGTTTATGGTGGTGTGGCTCCTCTTTCGTTGCGTGCAAGAAACACTGAGGAACTTCTAATTGGTAAGAATTGGAATAAATGTCTTCTGCAAGACGCACTTAAGGTCATACAGAGTGATGTCTTGATTAAGGAAGGTGCTCCTGGGGGAATGGTGGAGTTTCGCAAATCTCTAACcctaagcttcttctttaaatttttcttatgGGTTACTCATCATGTAAATAATGTAAATCCCACTATAGAGACCTTTCCACCCTCGCATATGTCAGCTGTGCAACTTGTTCCTCGGTTCTCTAGAATTGGAAAACAAGACTATGAGACAGTAAAACAGGGTACATCTGTTGGCTTGCCAGAGGTCCATCTTTCGGCAAGAATGCAG GTCACAGGGGAAGCAGAATATACTGATGATACCCCATTGCCGCCTTGTACCTTGCATGCTGCTTTAGTGCTAAGTAAAGTTCCACATGCCCGCATCCTTTCAGTTGATGATTCGGCAGCCAAATCTTCATCTGGTTTTGTTGGTCTGTTTCTTGCCAAAGATGTTCCCGGGAATAATATGATTGGACCAATTGTTGCCGACGAAGAATTATTTGCTACAGACGTGGTCACGTGTGTGGGacaa GTCATTGGTGTGCTTGTCGCGGATACACATGAAAATGCAAAAACTGCAGCAAGAAAAGTTGACGTTAGGTATCAGGAACTGCCAGCAATATTATCAATCAAGGAGGCGATTAATGCTAAAAGTTTCCATCCGAACACAGAGAGAAGGCTTAGAAAAGGGGATGTCGAGCTGTGCTTTCAATCTGGTCAGTGTGACAGAATAATAGAGGGAGAGGTTCAAATGGGTGGTCAGGAACACTTTTACTTGGAGCCTAATGGTAGTTTGGTTTGGACTATAGATGGAGGCAACGAAGTTCATATGATTTCATCCACACAA GCTCCTCAACAGCACCAGAAATATGTGTCTCATGTTCTTGGTCTTCCAATGTCTAAAGTGGTATGCAAAACCAAACGACTTGGTGGTGGCTTTGGTGGTAAGGAAACAAGATCAGCTTTCATTGCTGCAGCAGCTTCTGTTCCTTCCTACCTATTGAATCGACCCGTGAAACTCATACTGGACAGAGATGTGGACATGATGATTACTGGTCATCGCCATAGTTTCGTTGGAAAGTACAAG GTTGGATTTACGAACGAAGGGAAAATATTGGCGTTGGACCTTGAAATCTACAACAATGGTGGAAACTCTAtggatctctctctttctaatCTTGAACGTGCCATGTTTCACTCGGATAACGTTTATGAGATCCCACATGTGAGGATCGTTGGGAACGTTTGCTTTACTAATTTTCCCAGCAACACCGCTTTCCGAGGGTTTGGAGGGCCCCAAGGTATGCTTATAACTGAAAATTGGATTCAGAGAATTGCAGCTGAGCTGGATAAAATCcctgaagaaatcaaa GAGATGAACTTTCAAGTGGAAGGATCGATCACACATTACTTTCAGTCACTTCAGCACTGCACATTGCACCAACTCTGGAAAGAACTGAAAGTATCCAGCAACTTCCTAAAGACTCGTAGAGAAGCGGACGAGTTTAATAGTCATAATCGGTGGAAAAAGCGTGGTGTAGCTATGGTTCCCACAAAATTTGGCATATCCTTTACCACAAAGTTCATGAATCAG GCCGGTGCTCTTGTTCACGTTTACACCGATGGGACTGTTTTGGTGACACATGGAGGTGTTGAGATGGGCCAAGGGTTGCATACAAAGGTTGCTCAAGTTGCTGCAACGGCCTTTAACATTCTCCTTAGTTCGGTTTTTGTGTCAGAAACAAGCACCGACAAG GTTCCTAATGCGTCACCTACTGCTGCTTCTGCGAGTTCTGATATGTATGGTGCTGCAGTTTTAGACGCTTGTGAGCAGATTATAGCAAGAATGGAGCCTGTTGCATCTAAACACAATTTCAACACATTCTCTGAg CTAGCAAGTGCCTGCTACTTTCAACGTATAGACCTATCAGCTCACGGTTTTCACATTGTTCCAGAACTTGAATTTGATTGGGTATCTGGAAAAGGGAACGCATATAGATATTACACATATGGAGCTGCCTTTGCTGAAGTTGAGATAGATACATTGACTGGTGATTTTCACACAAGAAAAGCAGACATAATGTTGGATCTCGGATATTCTCTTAACCCAACCATTGATATTGGACAA ATAGAAGGAGCGTTTGTACAAGGACTAGGTTGGGTAGCTCTAGAAGAACTCAAGTGGGGAGATGCAGCTCATAAATGGATTAAACCAGGAAGTTTACTCACTTGCGGACCCGGAAGCTACAAAATACCTTCCATCAACGACATGCCGTTCCAACTGAATGTTTCTCTTCTCAAG GGTAATCCAAATGCAAAGGCAATACATTCATCTAAAGCAGTGGGTGAGCCACCGTTCTTTCTTGCAGCATCAGCCTTCTTTGCAATAAAGGAAGCAATCAAAGCGGCTAGAAGCGAGGTAGGTCTCACCAACTGGTTCCCTCTGGAGACTCCAGCCACTCCAGAGCGTATCAGGATGGCTTGTTTCGACGAGTTTTCAGCTCCTTTTGCAAATTCAGATTTCTGCCCAAAGCTTAGTGTTTGA